From one Triticum urartu cultivar G1812 chromosome 3, Tu2.1, whole genome shotgun sequence genomic stretch:
- the LOC125544594 gene encoding dof zinc finger protein 5-like, with product MANLPTHATNADASAFKLFGQVIQPDAHRAASASAPAPASTPISAGQSAAAPPPPPPPPPPPSTTQQAAVGGEPLPCPRCGSRETKFCYFNNYNVRQPRHLCRACRRYWTAGGALRRVATASPGRRRPRPSARSAAAAASATASASEEGAAAESVDSRS from the coding sequence ATGGCGAACCTCCCCACCCACGCCACCAACGCCGACGCCTCCGCCTTCAAGCTCTTCGGCCAGGTCATCCAGCCCGACGCCCaccgcgccgcctccgcctccgcccccgcccccgcctcCACCCCCATCTCCGCGGGACAGAGCGCCgcggccccgccgccgcctcctcctcctcctcctcccccgtcGACGACGCAGCAGGCCGCGGTCGGGGGCGAGCCGTTGCCATGCCCGCGGTGCGGGAGCAGGGAGACCAAGTTCTGCTACTTCAACAACTACAACGTGCGGCAGCCGCGCCACCTCTGCCGCGCCTGCCGCCGCTACTGGACGGCCGGCGGCGCGCTCCGCCGCGTCGCCACCGCGTCCCCGGGCCGCCGCAGGCCCCGGCCCAGCGCCCGATCGGCCGCCGCCGCGGCCTCGGCCACCGCCTCCGCCTCCGAGGAAGGGGCGGCAGCGGAGAGCGTTGACTCGCGGTCGTAG